The following proteins come from a genomic window of Pseudomonas sp. WJP1:
- the pilH gene encoding twitching motility response regulator PilH — translation MARILIVDDSPTEMYKLTGMLEKHGHEVLKAENGADGVALARQEKPDAVLMDIVMPGLNGFQATRQLTKDPETGHIPVIIITTKDQETDKVWGTRQGAKDYLTKPVDEDTLIKTLNNVLAG, via the coding sequence ATGGCACGTATCCTGATCGTCGACGATTCGCCGACCGAAATGTACAAACTGACCGGCATGCTGGAAAAGCACGGTCATGAAGTATTGAAAGCCGAAAATGGCGCAGACGGCGTGGCCCTGGCCCGCCAGGAAAAACCCGACGCGGTGCTGATGGATATCGTCATGCCCGGGCTCAACGGTTTCCAGGCGACCCGCCAGTTGACCAAAGACCCGGAAACCGGACACATCCCGGTGATCATCATCACCACCAAGGATCAGGAAACCGACAAGGTCTGGGGCACGCGCCAAGGGGCCAAGGACTATCTGACCAAGCCGGTCGACGAAGACACCCTGATCAAGACCCTGAACAACGTGCTGGCCGGTTGA
- a CDS encoding aspartate carbamoyltransferase catalytic subunit, with product MTPPDTKRPLQLNDQGQLRHFLSLDGLRRELLTEILDTADSFLEVGARAVKKVPLLRGKTVCNVFFENSTRTRTTFELAAQRLSADVITLNVSTSSASKGETLLDTLRNLEAMAADMFVVRHGDSGAAHFIAEHVCPQVAIINGGDGRHAHPTQGMLDMLTIRRHKGGFENLSVAIVGDILHSRVARSNMLALKTLGCPDIRVIAPKTLLPIGIEQYGVKVYTDMTEGLKDVDVVIMLRLQRERMTGGLLPSEGEFYRLFGLTTARLAGAKPDAIVMHPGPINRGVEIESAVADGPHSVILNQVTYGIAIRMAVLSMAMSGQTAQRQFEQENVQ from the coding sequence ATGACGCCTCCAGATACCAAGCGCCCGCTGCAGCTCAATGACCAGGGCCAGCTGCGCCACTTCCTCTCGCTCGACGGTTTGCGCCGTGAGCTGCTGACGGAAATCCTCGACACCGCCGACTCGTTCCTCGAAGTCGGCGCCCGGGCGGTGAAGAAAGTCCCGTTGCTGCGCGGCAAGACCGTGTGCAACGTATTCTTCGAAAACTCCACCCGCACCCGCACCACCTTCGAACTGGCGGCCCAGCGGCTGTCGGCGGACGTGATCACCCTGAACGTGTCGACATCGTCGGCGAGCAAGGGGGAAACCCTGCTCGACACCCTGCGCAACCTGGAAGCCATGGCCGCCGACATGTTCGTCGTACGCCATGGTGATTCCGGCGCCGCACACTTCATCGCCGAACATGTTTGCCCACAAGTGGCGATCATCAACGGCGGCGACGGCCGTCACGCCCACCCGACCCAGGGCATGCTCGACATGCTGACCATCCGCCGGCACAAGGGCGGCTTCGAAAACCTTTCGGTGGCCATCGTCGGCGACATCCTGCACTCGCGGGTAGCGCGCTCGAACATGCTGGCCCTGAAAACCCTGGGTTGCCCGGACATCCGCGTGATCGCGCCGAAGACCCTGCTGCCGATCGGCATCGAGCAATACGGCGTGAAGGTCTACACCGACATGACCGAAGGCCTGAAAGACGTCGACGTGGTGATCATGCTGCGCCTGCAGCGTGAGCGCATGACCGGCGGCCTGCTGCCGAGCGAGGGCGAGTTCTACCGCCTGTTCGGCCTGACCACCGCGCGCCTGGCCGGCGCCAAGCCGGATGCCATCGTCATGCACCCGGGGCCGATCAACCGGGGTGTGGAAATCGAATCTGCAGTGGCTGACGGCCCGCACTCGGTGATCCTCAACCAGGTGACCTACGGCATCGCGATTCGCATGGCCGTCTTGTCCATGGCCATGAGCGGTCAGACAGCGCAACGCCAATTCGAGCAGGAGAACGTTCAGTGA
- a CDS encoding dihydroorotase, protein MKLSILGARVIDPASGLDQVTDIHIEACKIVALGAAPAGFVAVDTIDAAGLVAAPGLVDLNVALREPGYSRKGSIVSETRAAAAGGVTSLCCPPKTKPVLDTSAVAELILDRAREAGNAKVFPIGALSKGLDGEQLAELVALRDAGCVAFGNGLESFRNTRTLCRALDYAATFDLTVIFNSQDHDLAEGGLAHEGPTASFLGLPGIPETAETVALARDLLLVEQTGVRAHFSQLTSARGVALIAQAQQRGLKVTADVALYQLILTDEALIDFSSLYHVQPPLRTRADREGLRAAVKSGVVSAISSHHQPHERDAKLAPFGATEPGISSVELLLPLAMTLVEDGLLDLPTLLARLSAGPAEALRLPAGKLAVGGAADIVLFDPAASTVAGETWLSKGENCPFLGHSLPGVVRYTLVDGRISHQA, encoded by the coding sequence GTGAAGCTCAGCATTCTTGGCGCCCGCGTCATCGATCCGGCCAGCGGCCTGGATCAAGTCACCGATATCCACATTGAAGCCTGCAAGATCGTCGCCCTTGGCGCTGCGCCAGCCGGTTTTGTCGCCGTCGACACCATCGATGCCGCAGGCCTGGTGGCCGCCCCTGGCCTGGTCGACCTTAACGTCGCCCTGCGCGAACCGGGCTACAGCCGTAAAGGTTCGATTGTCAGCGAAACCCGCGCCGCTGCTGCCGGTGGCGTGACCAGCCTGTGCTGCCCACCAAAAACCAAACCGGTACTGGACACCTCGGCAGTGGCCGAGCTGATCCTCGACCGCGCCCGCGAAGCCGGTAACGCCAAAGTGTTCCCGATCGGCGCACTGAGCAAAGGCCTGGACGGCGAGCAGCTTGCAGAGCTGGTTGCCTTGCGCGATGCCGGTTGCGTGGCCTTCGGCAACGGCCTGGAGAGTTTCCGCAACACCCGCACCCTGTGCCGGGCGCTGGATTACGCGGCCACCTTCGACCTCACGGTGATCTTCAACTCCCAGGACCACGACCTGGCGGAAGGCGGCTTGGCCCACGAAGGACCGACCGCGAGCTTCCTCGGCTTGCCGGGCATTCCGGAAACCGCCGAAACCGTGGCCCTGGCCCGGGATCTGCTGCTGGTTGAACAAACCGGCGTGCGCGCGCACTTCAGCCAGCTCACCAGCGCGCGGGGTGTAGCCCTGATCGCCCAGGCCCAGCAGCGTGGCCTGAAGGTCACGGCGGATGTCGCCCTGTACCAGTTGATTCTGACCGACGAAGCGCTGATCGATTTCAGCAGCCTCTATCACGTGCAGCCACCGCTGCGCACCCGCGCCGACCGTGAGGGTTTGCGTGCCGCCGTTAAGTCTGGTGTGGTTTCAGCCATTTCCAGCCATCACCAACCCCACGAGCGGGACGCCAAACTGGCGCCGTTCGGGGCTACCGAGCCTGGCATCAGCAGTGTTGAACTGCTGCTGCCGCTGGCGATGACCTTGGTTGAAGACGGCTTGCTCGACCTGCCAACACTGCTAGCGAGACTCAGCGCCGGCCCTGCCGAGGCCTTGCGCCTGCCGGCGGGCAAGCTGGCGGTGGGTGGCGCGGCGGATATCGTGCTGTTCGACCCGGCGGCCTCGACCGTGGCCGGTGAGACCTGGCTGTCCAAAGGCGAGAACTGCCCGTTCCTGGGTCACAGCTTGCCGGGCGTGGTGCGCTATACACTGGTAGACGGCCGGATCAGCCACCAGGCATAA
- a CDS encoding methyl-accepting chemotaxis protein: MTKAKSGKPMEASRSRSQIIALFIALIIFIMLLFANFAYLNTQATYDKQYIGHAGELRVLSQRIAKNATEAAAGKAAAFKLLSDARNDFARRWSYLKKGDPATGLPPAPASVRPEMRAVQLDWERLLKNTDAILSSEQTVLSLHQVAATLAETVPQLQVEYEKVVETLLQRGAPAAQVAMAQRQSLLAERILGAVNTVLSGDENSQQAADAFGRDAARFGQVLNGMLQGNAALRVSQVEDRDARARLIEISELFEFVSGSVDEILETSPELFKVRESATNIFSLSQTLLDEASHLASGFENLAGGRDTDTIGGYVLGLGALMSIILIGLVMVRETNRQLRETAEKNERNQNAIMRLLDEIEDLADGDLTVTATVTEDFTGTIADSINYSVDQLRDLVATINLTAGQVAAAVQETQATAMHLAQASEHQAQQISEASTAINDMAESIDQVSANAAESSAVAERSVEIANKGNEVVHNTIHGMDNIREQIQDTAKRIKRLGESSQEIGDIVSLIDDIADQTNILALNAAIQASMAGDAGRGFAVVADEVQRLAERSSAATRQIETLVRAIQADTNEAVISMEQTTTEVVRGARLAQDAGVALEEIEGVSKTLAALIQSISNAAQQQTSSAGQISLTMNVIQQITSQTSSGSTATAESIGNLAKMASQLRRSVSGFTLPATQAPVADKA; the protein is encoded by the coding sequence ATGACAAAAGCAAAATCAGGCAAGCCCATGGAAGCGTCGCGCAGTCGGTCGCAGATCATCGCGCTGTTTATCGCACTGATTATCTTCATCATGTTGTTGTTCGCCAACTTCGCGTACCTCAACACCCAGGCCACTTACGACAAACAGTACATCGGCCACGCCGGTGAGTTGCGCGTGCTGTCCCAGCGCATTGCCAAGAATGCCACCGAAGCCGCTGCCGGCAAGGCGGCGGCGTTCAAGTTGCTCAGCGATGCGCGCAACGATTTTGCCCGGCGCTGGAGCTATCTGAAGAAAGGCGACCCCGCCACCGGCCTGCCACCGGCACCGGCCAGCGTGCGTCCGGAAATGCGCGCCGTACAACTGGACTGGGAACGCCTGCTGAAAAACACCGACGCCATTTTGTCCAGCGAACAGACGGTGTTGTCGCTGCATCAGGTCGCCGCGACCCTGGCCGAAACCGTGCCGCAGTTGCAGGTTGAATACGAAAAAGTGGTGGAAACCCTGCTGCAACGTGGCGCCCCGGCTGCGCAGGTGGCGATGGCCCAGCGTCAATCACTGCTGGCCGAGCGAATTTTAGGTGCGGTCAATACCGTACTGTCCGGCGACGAGAACTCACAGCAGGCCGCCGATGCGTTCGGCCGCGATGCGGCGCGCTTCGGCCAGGTGCTCAACGGCATGCTCCAGGGCAACGCGGCACTGCGGGTCAGCCAGGTCGAGGACCGCGACGCGCGCGCGCGGTTGATCGAGATTTCCGAGTTGTTCGAGTTCGTCTCCGGCTCCGTGGACGAAATCCTCGAAACCTCCCCTGAGCTGTTCAAGGTTCGTGAGTCGGCCACCAACATCTTCAGCCTGTCGCAAACCCTGCTCGATGAAGCTTCCCACCTGGCCAGCGGCTTCGAAAACCTCGCCGGGGGACGTGACACCGACACCATCGGCGGTTATGTCCTGGGCCTGGGGGCGTTGATGTCGATCATCCTCATCGGCCTGGTGATGGTGCGCGAAACCAATCGCCAGTTGCGCGAAACTGCCGAAAAGAACGAGCGCAACCAGAACGCGATCATGCGCCTGCTCGACGAAATCGAAGACCTGGCCGACGGCGACCTGACCGTGACCGCCACGGTGACTGAAGACTTCACCGGGACCATTGCCGATTCGATCAACTATTCCGTGGACCAACTGCGCGACCTGGTGGCAACGATCAACCTGACGGCCGGCCAGGTCGCTGCCGCTGTGCAGGAAACCCAGGCCACTGCGATGCACCTGGCGCAGGCCTCGGAACATCAGGCCCAGCAGATTTCCGAAGCCTCCACCGCGATCAACGACATGGCTGAGTCCATCGACCAGGTGTCGGCCAACGCCGCGGAATCCTCGGCGGTGGCCGAGCGTTCGGTGGAGATCGCCAACAAGGGCAACGAGGTGGTGCACAACACCATCCATGGCATGGACAACATCCGCGAACAGATTCAGGACACCGCCAAGCGAATCAAGCGCCTTGGCGAGTCTTCCCAGGAAATCGGCGATATTGTCAGCTTGATCGATGATATTGCCGACCAGACCAACATCCTCGCCCTCAATGCGGCGATCCAGGCATCCATGGCCGGTGATGCCGGGCGTGGTTTCGCGGTGGTCGCCGACGAGGTGCAGCGCCTGGCGGAACGCTCTTCGGCCGCCACGCGGCAGATCGAGACCCTGGTGCGGGCGATTCAGGCCGACACCAACGAAGCGGTGATTTCCATGGAACAGACCACCACCGAAGTGGTGCGTGGCGCGCGTCTGGCGCAGGATGCCGGTGTGGCCCTGGAAGAAATCGAAGGGGTATCCAAGACCCTGGCGGCGCTGATCCAGAGCATTTCCAACGCGGCGCAACAACAGACGTCGTCTGCCGGTCAGATTTCCCTGACGATGAACGTGATCCAGCAGATCACCTCGCAGACCTCGTCCGGCTCTACCGCCACTGCCGAGAGCATCGGCAACCTGGCAAAAATGGCCAGCCAGTTGCGGCGTTCGGTGTCCGGTTTCACCTTGCCGGCAACCCAGGCGCCGGTCGCGGACAAAGCTTGA
- a CDS encoding C40 family peptidase: protein MRPFFKTWLTICLLLPLAAHATNREQRLPNVNGYTQKSHAAAPSSKSKKSLKLAPELVSKSSLVPPMATRESSNVLSRAVNVLGTPYRWGGSSPSKGFDCSGLVKYAFNDATFDLPRTSNAMASGHGEKVDRNDLKPGDLIFFNIKSRRVNHVAIYLGNDRFIHAPRRGKSVSIDTLKKPYWEKHYVVAKRVLPKDQKAMQVVQR from the coding sequence ATGCGTCCATTTTTCAAGACATGGCTAACCATTTGCCTATTATTGCCACTGGCCGCCCACGCCACCAATCGTGAGCAACGTCTTCCGAACGTTAATGGTTACACCCAGAAATCCCATGCTGCTGCTCCTTCGAGCAAAAGCAAGAAATCGCTCAAACTGGCTCCAGAGCTGGTCAGCAAAAGCAGCCTGGTGCCGCCGATGGCGACCCGGGAAAGCAGCAACGTGCTGAGCCGCGCCGTCAACGTCCTCGGTACGCCGTACCGCTGGGGCGGCAGCAGCCCGAGCAAAGGCTTCGACTGCAGCGGCCTGGTGAAATACGCGTTCAACGACGCCACGTTTGACCTGCCACGTACCTCCAATGCCATGGCCAGCGGTCATGGCGAGAAAGTCGATCGCAACGATTTGAAACCGGGCGACCTGATTTTCTTCAACATCAAGAGCCGTCGAGTCAATCACGTTGCCATCTACCTGGGCAACGACCGCTTCATCCACGCACCACGCCGTGGCAAGTCGGTGAGCATCGACACCTTGAAGAAACCGTACTGGGAAAAGCACTACGTAGTGGCCAAGCGGGTTCTGCCGAAAGATCAGAAAGCGATGCAGGTTGTTCAGCGCTGA
- the pyrR gene encoding bifunctional pyr operon transcriptional regulator/uracil phosphoribosyltransferase PyrR: MSLPNPAELISQMAIRLKAHLEHRGISEPRYIGIRTGGVWVAQALLKELGSAEPLGTLDVSFYRDDFSQNGLHPQVRPSALPFEIEGQHLVLIDDVLMSGRTIRAAMNELFDYGRPASVTLVCLLDLDAGELPIRPNVLGATLSLAAHERVKLSGPELKLELQDLAL, translated from the coding sequence ATGAGCCTGCCCAATCCCGCCGAACTGATCAGCCAGATGGCGATCCGTCTCAAGGCACACCTGGAACACCGTGGCATCAGCGAACCGCGCTACATCGGCATTCGTACCGGTGGCGTGTGGGTTGCCCAGGCCCTGCTCAAAGAGCTGGGCAGCGCTGAACCTCTTGGCACACTCGACGTTTCCTTCTACCGCGACGACTTCAGCCAGAACGGCCTGCACCCGCAAGTGCGCCCGTCGGCCCTGCCGTTCGAGATTGAAGGCCAGCACCTGGTGCTGATCGACGACGTTCTGATGAGCGGGCGGACCATCCGCGCCGCCATGAACGAACTCTTCGACTATGGTCGCCCGGCCAGCGTGACGCTGGTATGCCTGCTGGACCTGGACGCCGGAGAACTGCCGATCCGCCCGAACGTACTGGGTGCGACCCTGTCCCTGGCAGCCCACGAGCGGGTGAAACTGTCGGGGCCGGAACTCAAGCTCGAACTGCAAGACCTCGCCCTTTAA
- a CDS encoding NINE protein has translation MNTYQPPIPHQDTHSKVIGYLLWIFGFTGAHRFYYGKPVTGTIWFFTFGLLGIGWLIDLFLIPAMDREADLRFTAGPIEYNVAWILLTFLGVFGVHRMYQGKWISGLLYLVTGGLFFLGVLYDFWTLNDQVSVRNAQNRSAF, from the coding sequence ATGAACACCTATCAACCGCCCATCCCGCATCAAGACACCCACAGCAAAGTGATCGGTTACCTGCTGTGGATTTTCGGATTTACCGGTGCTCACCGCTTTTATTACGGCAAGCCGGTGACCGGGACGATCTGGTTTTTCACCTTCGGTTTGCTGGGGATCGGCTGGTTGATCGACCTGTTCCTGATCCCGGCCATGGACCGTGAAGCGGACCTGCGATTTACCGCTGGCCCCATCGAATACAACGTGGCGTGGATCCTGCTGACGTTTCTCGGGGTGTTCGGTGTGCACCGGATGTATCAGGGGAAGTGGATCAGCGGGTTGCTATACTTGGTGACGGGTGGGTTGTTCTTTCTGGGGGTGTTGTATGACTTCTGGACGTTGAACGATCAGGTATCGGTTCGCAACGCTCAGAATAGAAGCGCCTTCTAG
- a CDS encoding chemotaxis protein CheW: MSESLTAFELLLQIDRRCRLLAADLPSQPTRQDSWSGIGFRLGEHWYVAPMGEVGEVLHEPRFTLVPGVKSWVKGVANLRGRLLPIIDLCGFLGQEISAARKQRRVLVVEHEDVFAGLLVDEVVGLQHFARDSLQPIDGLGGPIAPFITGRFQREQGWQVFSLFALARSQGFMSVAV, translated from the coding sequence ATGAGCGAATCACTGACCGCCTTCGAACTGCTGCTGCAGATCGACCGGCGCTGTCGCTTGCTGGCGGCGGACTTGCCGTCCCAGCCGACCCGCCAGGACAGCTGGAGCGGCATCGGTTTTCGCCTGGGCGAACACTGGTACGTCGCGCCCATGGGCGAAGTCGGTGAAGTGTTGCACGAACCGCGTTTTACCCTGGTACCGGGGGTCAAGTCTTGGGTCAAGGGCGTGGCCAATCTGCGCGGGCGTTTGTTGCCGATCATTGATTTGTGCGGCTTTCTTGGCCAGGAAATCTCGGCAGCACGCAAGCAGCGACGGGTGTTGGTGGTGGAGCATGAAGACGTGTTTGCCGGGCTGCTGGTCGATGAGGTCGTTGGTTTGCAGCACTTTGCCCGGGACAGTCTGCAGCCAATAGACGGCTTGGGCGGGCCGATCGCACCGTTCATCACCGGCCGGTTTCAACGCGAGCAGGGCTGGCAGGTGTTCAGCCTGTTTGCGCTGGCGCGGTCGCAGGGGTTCATGAGCGTCGCGGTATAA
- the gshB gene encoding glutathione synthase, producing MSVRVGIVMDPIASISYKKDSSLAMLLAAQKRGWELFYMEQRDLYQAEGQARARMRPLKVFANPEKWFELEAEQDNLLSDLDVILMRKDPPFDMEFVYSTYLLEQAESAGVLVVNKPQSLRDCNEKLFATLFPQCTPPTIVSRRPDVLREFADHHGDVILKPLDGMGGSSIFRHTAGHPNLSVILETLTLHGQQQIMIQGYLPAIVDGDKRILMIDGEPVDYCLARIPAAGETRGNLAAGGRGEARPLTEKDRWIAAQVGPTLREKGLLFVGLDVIGEHLTEINVTSPTCIREIDNAFGTDIGGMLMDAIDQKLKAR from the coding sequence ATGAGCGTTCGTGTCGGGATTGTCATGGATCCTATCGCCAGCATCTCCTATAAAAAGGATAGCTCGCTGGCCATGCTGCTGGCCGCACAGAAACGCGGCTGGGAACTGTTCTACATGGAGCAACGCGACCTGTACCAGGCCGAGGGTCAGGCACGGGCGCGGATGCGTCCATTGAAAGTGTTCGCCAACCCGGAAAAATGGTTCGAGCTGGAAGCCGAGCAGGACAACCTGCTGAGCGACCTGGACGTGATCCTGATGCGCAAGGACCCCCCCTTCGACATGGAATTCGTCTATTCCACCTATTTGCTGGAACAAGCCGAGAGCGCCGGCGTGCTGGTGGTCAACAAGCCGCAGAGCCTGCGTGACTGCAATGAAAAGCTGTTCGCCACGCTGTTCCCGCAGTGCACGCCACCGACCATCGTCAGCCGTCGCCCTGACGTATTGCGCGAATTCGCCGACCATCATGGCGACGTGATTCTCAAGCCGCTGGACGGCATGGGCGGGTCCTCGATCTTCCGTCACACCGCCGGCCACCCGAACCTGTCGGTGATCCTCGAAACCCTGACCCTGCACGGCCAGCAGCAAATCATGATCCAGGGCTACCTGCCCGCCATCGTCGATGGCGACAAACGCATCCTGATGATCGACGGCGAGCCGGTGGACTACTGCCTGGCACGCATTCCCGCTGCCGGTGAAACCCGTGGCAACCTCGCCGCTGGTGGCCGCGGCGAAGCCCGTCCATTGACCGAGAAGGATCGCTGGATCGCAGCACAAGTCGGCCCGACCCTGCGCGAAAAAGGCCTGTTGTTTGTCGGCCTCGATGTGATCGGCGAGCACCTGACTGAAATCAACGTCACCAGCCCGACCTGCATCCGCGAAATCGATAACGCCTTCGGTACCGATATTGGCGGCATGCTGATGGATGCCATCGATCAGAAGCTAAAGGCCCGTTGA
- a CDS encoding YqgE/AlgH family protein, producing MKNVSPSYLKHHFLIAMPHMVDPNFAHTLTYIVEHTANGAMGLVVNRPQDLNLADILEQLRPDIEPPALCQHVPIFIGGPVQTDRGFVLHPKGQSFQATVDLEGELSLSTSQDVLFAIADGVGPAKSVITLGYAGWEAGQLEAELAQNAWLTCPYDADILFNTSSELRLEAAAKHLGVNLSLLTSQAGHA from the coding sequence ATGAAAAACGTCAGCCCCAGCTACCTCAAGCATCACTTCCTGATCGCCATGCCTCACATGGTCGACCCGAACTTTGCGCACACCTTGACCTACATCGTCGAGCACACGGCCAATGGTGCCATGGGGCTGGTGGTCAACCGTCCGCAGGACCTGAACCTGGCCGATATCCTCGAGCAATTGCGCCCGGACATCGAGCCGCCAGCGCTCTGCCAGCACGTGCCGATTTTCATCGGCGGTCCGGTACAGACCGATCGCGGCTTTGTCCTGCACCCCAAGGGCCAGAGTTTCCAGGCGACCGTTGATCTGGAAGGCGAACTGTCCTTGTCGACCTCCCAGGACGTGCTGTTCGCCATCGCCGATGGCGTCGGCCCGGCGAAAAGCGTGATCACCTTGGGTTATGCCGGTTGGGAAGCCGGGCAACTGGAGGCCGAACTGGCTCAGAACGCGTGGCTGACTTGCCCGTACGACGCCGACATCCTGTTCAACACCAGCAGCGAGCTGCGCCTGGAAGCGGCGGCCAAGCACCTGGGCGTCAACCTCAGCCTGCTCACCAGCCAGGCGGGGCACGCCTGA
- a CDS encoding energy transducer TonB, producing MTLPSDLPPELAHHGVRPADRLGFTLFLAALVHLALLLGVGFTMVEPKQISKTLEITLATFKSEKKPEKADFLAQENQQGSGTLDKKAIPKTTEIAPFQDNKVQKVTPPPAAKPEQQEAPPKAAVTTVAPKPKKAAAKTEEPKPVTKPAVAAPTFDSEQLSSDIASLEAELAQEQQLYAKRPRIHRLSAASTMRDKGAWYKDEWRKKVERIGNLNYPDEARRKQIYGNLRLMVSINRDGSLYEVLVLESSGQPLLDQAAQRIVRLAAPFAPFTGDLSDIDRLEIIRTWKFARGDRLSSN from the coding sequence ATGACCCTCCCGTCCGATCTGCCCCCCGAACTCGCCCACCACGGCGTGCGCCCGGCCGATCGCCTCGGATTTACCCTGTTTCTGGCGGCGTTGGTGCACCTGGCCTTATTACTGGGTGTCGGCTTCACGATGGTCGAGCCCAAGCAGATCAGTAAAACCCTGGAAATCACCCTCGCCACCTTCAAAAGCGAAAAGAAGCCGGAAAAGGCCGATTTCCTCGCCCAGGAAAATCAGCAAGGCAGCGGCACCCTGGACAAGAAGGCCATCCCCAAGACCACCGAGATCGCGCCCTTCCAGGACAACAAGGTTCAGAAAGTCACACCACCGCCAGCGGCCAAGCCTGAACAGCAGGAAGCCCCGCCCAAGGCGGCCGTGACCACCGTCGCGCCGAAGCCGAAGAAAGCCGCGGCGAAAACCGAAGAGCCCAAGCCCGTCACCAAACCTGCGGTGGCGGCACCCACATTTGATAGCGAACAACTGTCCAGCGACATCGCCAGCCTCGAAGCCGAACTGGCCCAGGAACAACAGTTGTACGCCAAGCGCCCGCGCATCCACCGTTTGAGCGCCGCCTCGACCATGCGCGACAAGGGCGCCTGGTATAAGGATGAATGGCGTAAGAAGGTCGAGCGCATCGGTAACCTCAATTACCCCGACGAAGCCCGGCGCAAGCAGATTTACGGCAACTTGCGCCTGATGGTCTCGATCAACCGCGACGGTTCGCTGTATGAGGTGCTGGTACTGGAGTCCTCCGGGCAACCGCTGCTGGATCAGGCGGCCCAGCGCATCGTGCGCCTGGCAGCGCCGTTTGCCCCCTTTACCGGGGACCTGTCGGACATCGATCGACTGGAAATCATCCGCACGTGGAAATTTGCGCGTGGCGACCGCCTCTCCAGCAACTGA
- the pilG gene encoding twitching motility response regulator PilG gives MEKQPSALKVMVIDDSKTIRRTAETLLKNVGCEVITAIDGFDALAKIADHHPGIIFVDIMMPRLDGYQTCALIKNNSAFKSTPVIMLSSKDGLFDKAKGRIVGSDQFLTKPFSKEELLNAIQAHVPGFAAVLPQ, from the coding sequence ATGGAAAAGCAACCCAGCGCCTTGAAGGTCATGGTGATCGACGATTCGAAGACGATTCGCCGCACCGCCGAAACACTGCTCAAGAATGTGGGTTGTGAGGTCATCACGGCCATCGACGGCTTCGATGCCCTGGCCAAGATCGCCGATCACCACCCCGGTATCATCTTTGTCGACATCATGATGCCGCGCCTGGATGGCTATCAGACCTGCGCATTGATCAAGAACAACAGTGCATTCAAGTCCACGCCAGTGATTATGCTGTCATCCAAGGACGGGCTGTTCGACAAGGCCAAGGGGCGCATCGTCGGCTCCGACCAGTTCCTGACCAAGCCTTTCAGCAAGGAAGAACTGCTGAACGCGATACAGGCCCATGTTCCGGGCTTTGCCGCTGTTTTGCCGCAGTAA
- the ruvX gene encoding Holliday junction resolvase RuvX — protein sequence MALRLILGFDYGTKQIGVAVGQVITGQARELCTLKAQNGIPDWDQVEALIKEWKPDAVVVGLPLNMDGTPSDMCARAEKFARRLNGRFNLPFYTHDERLTTFEAKGERLARGGQKGSYRDNPVDAIAAALLLQGWLDENSALFQS from the coding sequence ATGGCCCTGCGGTTGATTCTGGGATTCGACTACGGCACCAAACAGATCGGCGTTGCGGTTGGCCAGGTCATCACCGGCCAGGCCCGCGAGCTGTGCACCTTGAAGGCACAAAACGGTATTCCCGACTGGGATCAGGTCGAAGCGCTGATCAAGGAGTGGAAACCCGACGCCGTGGTGGTCGGCCTGCCGCTGAACATGGACGGCACGCCCAGCGACATGTGCGCCCGCGCGGAAAAATTCGCCCGGCGCCTGAACGGTCGCTTCAACCTGCCCTTCTACACCCACGATGAACGCCTGACCACCTTCGAGGCCAAGGGCGAACGCCTGGCCCGGGGCGGGCAGAAAGGCAGCTACCGCGACAACCCGGTGGATGCCATCGCCGCCGCCCTGCTGCTGCAAGGCTGGCTCGACGAGAACAGCGCGCTGTTCCAATCCTAA